In a genomic window of Nakamurella alba:
- a CDS encoding thiamine pyrophosphate-requiring protein, producing the protein MATTVGDFLLERLRSWGVEQVFGYPGDGINGLLAAWSRAENRPQFVQARHEEMSAFQAVGFAKFSGRVGVCAATSGPGAIHLLNGLYDAKLDHVPVVAIVGQAARTSLGGAYQQEVDLPALFADVCSEYSTTVIVPEQLPNAIDRAIRIALTASAPTCVIVPSDVFDLPYAAPEHEFKHVPSSLGLAPAVPHPDPAGVRATADLLNAGRKVALLVGQGARGCADEIAQVADLLGAGAAKALLGKDVLADTLPWVTGSIGLLGTLPSYRMMRDCDTLLTIGSNFPYTQFLPPLDQARAVQIDRSGKWIGLRYPYEINLVGDARTTLQQLIPLLHRKKDRSWRDGIESDVAEWWTTMERQALVDADPVNPQRIFHELSLRLPQNAIVAADSGSAANWYARQLKFSGDMRGSLSGTLATMGPAVPYVIGAKWAHPERPGVALTGDGAMQMNGMAELITIAKYRQQWDDQRLVVAVLHNNDLNQVTWEMRAMSGSPKFAESQTLPDVDYAAFATSVGLTGITVRTADEVGPAWERALAAGTPTVLDIHCDPDVPPIPPHATPAQIKAMLSAIAHGDEDTWGFVKQGVKQKIQQYLPGSRS; encoded by the coding sequence GGGGCGTGGAGCAGGTGTTCGGTTATCCCGGGGACGGGATCAACGGGCTGCTCGCGGCGTGGTCGCGGGCGGAGAACCGGCCGCAGTTCGTGCAGGCCCGGCACGAGGAGATGTCCGCGTTCCAGGCCGTCGGCTTCGCCAAGTTCAGCGGGCGGGTCGGGGTGTGCGCCGCGACCAGCGGACCCGGGGCCATCCACCTGCTGAACGGTCTTTACGACGCGAAACTCGACCACGTCCCGGTGGTGGCGATCGTCGGCCAGGCCGCGCGCACCTCCCTGGGCGGCGCGTATCAGCAGGAGGTCGATCTGCCGGCGCTGTTCGCCGACGTCTGCTCCGAGTACAGCACCACTGTGATCGTCCCCGAGCAGCTGCCGAACGCCATCGACCGGGCGATCCGGATCGCGCTCACCGCGTCCGCGCCGACCTGCGTCATCGTGCCCTCCGACGTGTTCGACCTGCCCTACGCCGCACCGGAGCACGAGTTCAAGCACGTGCCGTCGAGCCTGGGGCTGGCGCCGGCCGTCCCGCACCCCGACCCCGCAGGCGTCCGGGCGACGGCCGACCTGCTCAACGCGGGGAGGAAGGTCGCCCTGCTCGTCGGTCAGGGCGCCCGTGGCTGTGCCGACGAGATCGCCCAGGTGGCAGATCTTCTCGGCGCCGGGGCGGCCAAGGCGCTGCTGGGCAAGGACGTGCTGGCCGACACCCTGCCCTGGGTCACCGGATCCATCGGCCTGCTCGGCACCCTGCCGAGCTACCGGATGATGCGGGACTGCGACACCCTGCTGACCATCGGCTCCAACTTCCCCTACACCCAGTTCCTGCCGCCGCTGGACCAGGCCCGGGCGGTGCAGATCGACCGGTCCGGCAAGTGGATCGGCCTGCGCTACCCCTACGAGATCAACCTGGTCGGTGATGCGAGAACCACTCTGCAGCAACTGATCCCGCTGCTGCATCGGAAGAAGGACCGCAGCTGGCGGGACGGCATCGAGTCCGATGTCGCGGAATGGTGGACGACCATGGAACGGCAGGCGCTGGTCGACGCCGATCCGGTCAACCCGCAGCGCATCTTCCACGAGCTGTCACTGCGGCTGCCGCAGAACGCGATCGTGGCCGCCGATTCCGGGAGCGCCGCGAACTGGTACGCCCGGCAGCTGAAGTTTTCCGGTGACATGCGGGGATCGCTGTCCGGCACCCTCGCCACCATGGGGCCCGCCGTGCCCTACGTCATCGGGGCGAAGTGGGCACACCCGGAACGCCCGGGGGTCGCGCTCACCGGCGACGGTGCGATGCAGATGAACGGCATGGCCGAACTGATCACGATCGCGAAGTACCGGCAGCAGTGGGACGACCAGCGGTTGGTCGTGGCCGTGCTGCACAACAACGACCTCAACCAGGTGACCTGGGAGATGCGGGCGATGAGCGGATCGCCCAAGTTCGCCGAGTCGCAGACGTTGCCGGACGTGGACTACGCGGCCTTCGCCACGAGTGTCGGCCTGACCGGCATCACCGTGCGCACCGCGGACGAGGTGGGCCCGGCCTGGGAACGGGCATTGGCGGCCGGCACGCCGACGGTACTGGACATCCACTGCGATCCCGATGTGCCGCCCATCCCGCCGCACGCCACGCCGGCGCAGATCAAGGCGATGCTGTCGGCGATCGCGCACGGGGACGAGGACACCTGGGGTTTCGTCAAGCAGGGCGTGAAACAGAAGATCCAGCAGTACCTTCCGGGATCGAGGTCGTGA